In Bos indicus x Bos taurus breed Angus x Brahman F1 hybrid chromosome 23, Bos_hybrid_MaternalHap_v2.0, whole genome shotgun sequence, a single genomic region encodes these proteins:
- the LOC113881473 gene encoding olfactory receptor 14J1-like encodes MVMANVTTMSGFLLMVFSNNRELQILHALLFLLIYLLTLAENLLIIAITTLDQHLQTPMYYFLKHLSLLDLSFISVTVPQSIDNSLTGNGYIAHGQCMLQVFFFTALAWVEVAILTVMSYDRYAAICLPLHYEDIMDPRACKRAMIAVWLSGGISGILYTAATFSITFCKAKIIHQFFCDIPQLLKLSCSNDYLGVTGVAAFTTMLAFICFVSIVLSYAHIFSTVLRIPSAKGRSKAFSTCLPHLFVVSFFLSTGIFEFLKPTSDSPTASDIIISIFYTVVPPTLNPMIYSLRNEDMKGALRKLLFHGEFTRKKTFLSCG; translated from the coding sequence ATGGTTATGGCAAATGTAACCACAATGAGCGGATTCCTCCTCATGGTGTTTTCCAACAACCGTGAGCTGCAGATCTTACATGCATTGCTTTTCTTGTTAATATACTTATTAACCTTAGCAGAAAACCTCCTGATTATCGCCATCACAACTCTGGACCAACATCTCCAAACCCCGATGTATTACTTTTTGAAACACCTTTCGCTCCTGGACCTCTCCTTCATTTCTGTCACGGTCCCCCAGTCCATTGACAATTCACTGACAGGCAATGGCTATATTGCCCACGGTCAGTGCATGCTTCAGGTTTTCTTCTTCACAGCTTTGGCCTGGGTTGAGGTGGCCATTCTCACAGTGATGTCTTATGATCGCTATGCCGCCATTTGCCTTCCGCTGCACTACGAAGACATTATGGATCCCAGAGCCTGTAAGCGGGCTATGATAGCTGTATGGCTGAGTGGTGGCATCTCTGGAATCTTGTATACAGCTGCCACCTTCTCCATCACATTCTGTAAGGCCAAAATAATCCACCAGTTCTTCTGTGATATCCCCCAGTTGCTGAAGCTCTCCTGCTCCAATGATTACCTAGGCGTGACTGGAGTGGCTGCTTTCACTACGATGCTGGCGTTCATCTGCTTCGTCTCCATTGTTCTTTCCTATGCGCACATCTTTTCCACAGTTCTAAGAATACCCTCTGCCAAGGGCCGCTCCAAGGCCTTCTCTACCTGCCTGCCCCACCTCTTTGTTGTGTCATTTTTTCTTTCCACAGGCATTTTTGAGTTCCTAAAACCAACTTCAGATTCTCCAACTGCTTCTGACATTATCATATCTATCTTTTATACAGTAGTGCCCCCAACACTGAACCCTATGATCTACAGCTTGAGGAACGAAGACATGAAGGGAGCTTTAAGAAAGTTACTGTTCCATGGTGAATTCACcaggaaaaaaacttttttgtccTGTGGTTGA
- the LOC113881216 gene encoding olfactory receptor 14J1 yields the protein MANLTSVSGFLLVGFSADHKLQILHALLFLMTYLLALTGNLLIITITTLDHRLHSPMYYFLKHLSFLDLCFISVTVPQAIANSLMNNGYISLDQCILQVFFFIALASSEVAILTVMSYDRYVAICQPLQYETIMDPCACRHAVIAAWVAGGLSGLMHAAVNFSIPLCGEKVIHQFFCDVPQMLKLACSYELINEIAVAAFTTSTAFICLISIVLSYIRIFSAVLRIPSAEGRTKVFSTCLPHLFVVTFFLSAAGFEFLRPPSDSQSAMDLMFSIFYTVIPPTLNPVIYSLRNEAMKVALRKILSKEEFTQRKMHLKAIFKL from the coding sequence ATGGCCAACCTGACCTCAGTGAGTGGATTCCTCCTCGTGGGGTTTTCTGCTGACCATAAGCTTCAGATTTTACATGCACTGCTGTTTTTGATGACATACCTGCTGGCCTTGACAGGCAACCTCCTCATTATCACCATAACTACCTTGGACCATCGCCTCCATTCCCCCATGTATTACTTCTTGAAGCACCTCTCTTTTCTGGACCTGTGTTTCATCTCTGTCACAGTCCCCCAGGCCATCGCAAATTCACTTATGAACAATGGTTACATTTCCCTTGATCAGTGCATTCTTCAAGTTTTCTTCTTCATAGCTCTGGCCTCGTCAGAAGTGGCCATCCTCACAGTGATGTCTTATGACCGGTATGTAGCCATCTGTCAACCACTGCAATATGAGACCATTATGGACCCCTGTGCCTGTAGGCATGCAGTGATAGCTGCGTGGGTTGCTGGGGGCCTCTCTGGGCTCATGCACGCAGCTGTTAACTTCTCCATACCGCTCTGTGGGGAGAAAGTCATTCACCAATTCTTCTGTGATGTTCCTCAGATGCTGAAATTAGCCTGTTCTTATGAATTAATTAATGAGATTGCAGTGGCTGCATTCACAACCTCAACAGCATTTATTTGTTTGATCTCTATTGTGCTTTCCTACATTCGCATCTTCTCTGCAGTGCTGAGAATTCCATCAGCTGAGGGAAGAACCAAAGTCTTCTCTACCTGCCTACCCCACCTATTTGTAGTCACCTTCTTCCTCTCAGCTGCAGGCTTTGAGTTTCTAAGACCTCCTTCTGATTCCCAGTCAGCTATGGATCTCATGTTCTCCATCTTCTATACTGTGATACCTCCAACGCTCAATCCAGTTATCTATAGTTTACGGAATGAAGCCATGAAAGTGGCTCTGAGGAAGATACTGTCAAAAGAAGAATTCACTCAGAGAAAGATGCAtttaaaagccatttttaaaCTCTAA